A window of Malania oleifera isolate guangnan ecotype guangnan chromosome 2, ASM2987363v1, whole genome shotgun sequence genomic DNA:
atgttatattcgatatattgtaaatgatgcgcatgatttaatttccacatattatctgcgcaattgatacatgcttagaaagaccctaggttgtgaaatactgctctATTAGATTTGTTGAATttaagaataaatttttaatacccaattcactccctctcttgggattacaccaattccaacaatttttcTTTAGATTTTGTCTTCTTTTGAGATAGTCTTTTATTGATCTTAGGTTTCTTATTGGTGAGATCGACTTTTGAGTAAAATTGTTTATAATTTGTTGCAATTTCCGTTGTTATTGAGAGCTCTTGTAGAGTTTGCAAACCCTTATACTTTTCTCTTATCTAGTGGATTTGGCTTGAACCGGAGGTCCCGTGGTTTTTTCCTAATTTGCAAACCCTTTTTTGGgtgttttattgttttattattctTGCCGATTATTTGTTGATTTATTTAGTAATTTAATTGTTACATTACTGGATTAAATTACGAAATTGAAATTTAGTGGCTATATCTCTAGTctattattctattttatttgtgTAAGGTGGGAATGACTGTGCAAGTATTCTCCGTTATTCTGCTATTTTTCCCAACATGTATATAGTTTATGGATCAAGAATTATTCGAACTTtgtttttattatgtatttttgtgacaaaataagaaaaaaaaactcaaaaaataattataattataattatttcttatatttattttttttaataaatcatgCGGAGAAAACCAAAAAATATTTAAGCAGCTCGCGAGTAGCTATGGACGAATacaaaaatttttggaaaaaattttaaatttgtattaaccGTTGAATCTTTTAGCTGCGGGTACGTGGAAACTTAAACGGTTTGCTCAGCAGAGAAATAAACGCCTAGTCCCTTAAATCGCAGTAACATACGCATGCTTAATTTATagaactttgaaaaaaaatttcggCCAATTAAGCTTTCCATTACTTTTTCTCTGCAAATTTTGTAAGTTACAGCTGCCCGCCCAGCCTATTTATTCCCTCACAAACCTTCCCCCCTACATCCGCATCTTCCCTGTTCTCTGCTTCTTCTCAACTGATCTCCTCTTCTCTTACCAATTTTCTCCGTTTCTGAAACTAATTGtgaattttgttttattctttGAGTCGCTCCTGCCTCAAGAACTTATACTGCAATGGAGAACTCCCATAGATCTCTCATCTTCCTGCTTCTTATGTTGATGGGTTTCTTGCAAACCTCATCTCAGGCTCATAAATTCCTCGTTGGTGGAAAAAATGGCTGGGTGCCCCAGCCTCCCGAGACCTATAATCACTGGGCTGAAAGAATGAGGTTTCAAGTCAATGATAGCCTCAGtatgtatctctctctctctctctctctctctctctctctctctctctgccttcccaaattcttttcaaaattaatatgattttttctatttaatatttGATTAATTGAAGCAAATGAGTTCTGggcttccctttttttttttttttttttttgttatgcaGTTTTCAAGTACAAGAAAGGGTCTGACTCCGTCCTCATCGTTACTCAAGAAGATTACAACAACTGCAACACCACAAAACCCATAAAAGCTCTGAAAGACGGAACCTCTGTGGTGAAGTTGAACAGGTCGGGCCCCTTCTTCTTCATCAGTGGCAATGCCTGCGGATGCGACCGAGGTCATGAGAAGCTCGTCGTTGTTGTTATGGCCGTAAGGAATCGCACCCATGTCCCATCTCCGGCCCCGCCAGTTGCACCGCCGACTTCTTGGTCCCCGCCGGCCCATCCTCCCAAGCCAGTTCCACCAAAGCCTGCGCCTCCAACGGCGCAGCCCCCAGTGGACAATGCGCCGGTGATGGCTCCGAGGGCGGTGCcttctccctctccttctccgGCCGATGGTTTGCCGGGGCCCAATGAGGGTCCGTCGAACATGGGTGCTCCGACTCCGCCGAGGTCTAGCGTTATGTCTTCTGCACCGGTGGCATGTGGGGACTCGGTGGAGTGGGCTTTGGGTATGGGGGTTGGGGTGAGCTTAGTTTTGGGGAGCTTCTTTGgattgttttaactttgaaattaTAATTAGTTGgtggtgtttgggtttagggagGGGTTAGTGCTTAATTAGTAGTAAGTTTGCATTTGGAGCTCATGGACCATGTCAAATTAAGGCAGGATTGATTGGCGGGTATTAATTTGGGGTTGCTCtaactattatttatttatttatcttttaatttttcatttaatttcacATTAATTGGTCGCAAATTAATTTGGAATGATTATGATCAATGTTTCTCTCTGTCACCCTTTTTGTCCATATGACATACCAAGGCAAAGTTGTTTGCAGTGTAGGAGGCAGGTTTGGGAGGGGgtttttaattaactaattttttaaaagtctATTTAACAAACAAATATGTATTCCATTTGACTAATCATAATCACTAGAATGTTTGATTCCTAGAGgaccaaataatttttttgaaatcttATTATATTTTCACCTTTTTTTGTTCATGAAAATTTTTGTCAAATTCAGAcaaataatatgtatatatatatttgggtaaAGGACACTCACATCccttgagatttgataaaaaaatagaaaCCTTCCCTGAAGTTTCAAAAATATAGATCTCtattaaggtttcaaaaatgtcataaaCCTCTCTTGAGATTTGCCAAGAAGATACAAACCTCCCCTAAGAAAGTTGTCTTTCTGTAAATCAAGGGAAAATTTATATCTTTTTGCAAATCTTAAGGGAGGTCCTTGGAAGTCTTTGATGACCTAACAAGGCTTTATTACAGTTTTGATAATAAACAAAGGGATCTAATTGTGCCTTCAAGTGAAATTTTAGGTTTCCTAAATGATAGCACAATGGATCTTATTTAAAGCTTAAAAGCcatgaaaaataaaagataaatgaaGAATGGCTAAGGCATGGATGAAGTTAAAGCTTCAAGACATGcggacttaatttttttttttgtgtatctCATATAAGTACTTCTTAATTTTAAGATTGTGTATGAAGCTCATAATTGGACTTAGAAACTTATttcaaaaacttagaaaatatattttcaaaattaaaatattcttttaaaaaGAATACAAAAGAGTTTTGAAGTAAACACATTGaatttcatttgaaaaaattattttggcAACAGTGAGTTCGGGTAACCAGATTATTAGTCTAATCGACCAAAGTTGTACTGCATTTTATAAAAGCCAAGACAGTATTGGTTCAGGCGACGAAACAGAATGTTCAAGCGACCGAAcatattcaggcgaccgaagtcaaGGTTTGGGCAATCAAAAGGCTACTCTGCTTGTTTGAAATTCCTATTTTTAATAAGTTCAGGCAACTAAAGTTTCGCGGTTGAGTTATAAATAGCGCAATTTCTTACCGTTTTGagaatatattgtttccaaacttTGGAAAAATAGTCATATTTCAAAACTCACCTATTTAAGGGTAACCCTAAACCATTAGGACATCCAATCCCacaaaaatcatattgatttcATCTTCTAAAGCCAATGTGCGCTGTTCATACTTTCCTACattgattttatggtttttggctCTTTGTTTTCATATTTCTCAATCCTAGAAACCTAGAAATATCTTGAGCTTCATTCCATCTTATTGTTGAGAGTATATTTGTGATTTATATTGTACAAATCCACTCTTCTGAGAGAGTATTTACTTGTACGAAAATCTACTGCTGTAATAGCTTTTGAACTTTCAATTCGGGGATAGAATTGAACAAGTAAGAGGGTGTTCTTGCTTGAGAGGTGTCTCTACCTACTGAAAAAAGAGAGGAAACTCCACTTATTGAATAGAGAGAGTAAAGGAAATCATcacagcgggttgcttgaggcaaagacgtaggcaggctgtcgaaccttgtaaaaaatcttggtgttcttctttcccgTAATCTCTTTATTTTCTTGCACTTATAAATTGATTACTATTTTCTTTGAATGAATTAAAATTGATTTAGGAATCGTATGGATGCTGAGATTAATTTGTGGATATTGTGAATGATCTAAGTTTCCATTGTAAATCAAACGCTGCTGCAATTGTAAATTCAGAATTGAGTTAATTAGTTGAGGTAATTCAATATTGATTGATATTAATTTATTGGCTATAAAAATACAAGAAGAATATTTAATTGGTTAGATATCTTGTTCCTAATATTGATTTGCTTGGAACATTGTATACCTTGTGGTTTGATATTGTACTTAGGATTGCTCATTAGTATAGTTGTTCACTGTTTAGTTTTTTGTTGTGATTAAAATAGTGAGGGCACATGCtatttaagttttaaaattaatcaaacttccgcatattaaaattttaaaatacccaattcacccccctcttgagactaccattactttcaattggtattaggaCATAGGTTGTAACATATCCTAATAGGTAGTTGCACAAAGATCACAATGGCCAACCTAGGTGTGTCCCCAttcggtgaaggacaatcctAAACTAGATCCCCAATATTTTGCAGAGTAAATTACACtttctagaaacaaaggatgaATATATTCTTACCAATGATGGATTGGAGAGTTTGGAGAGTAGTAGTCCAAGGAAACTATGTTCCTTCTAAGATTATTGAAAATAAGGAAATTCCTatggaagaaaatgaaataaatgaggtcgatatgaaaaaaaaatctagataaactctagtgcaatgaatgtcCTGtatgtgcattagatgctaatgaatttaataggataatgggcTACAAgactgctaaagaaatttggtaAAAGTTATAAATAACCTATAAGGGAACTGTAGATGTCAAGGATAGccgaatagacatgctcactagtgtgTATGAAGCCTTCAAGATGAACCCAGAAGAATCTATATcgagtatgtatactaggttcacccacattataaactccctaaatgcactTGGGAAAAACTACCCAACATaggagatgattaggaaaatccttagaaaaCTTCCACCTGTTTGGGAACCCAAGGCCACAGCTATAATTGAAGGTAGGAGCCTAAAAGTTATaaccctagatgaactcattgggtcacttctcacatatgagatgaccaTTAATGAAAGAACaacagcagttgacaaagccaagAAATCTATAGCACTCAAAGCTTCTAAAGAAAGCTCGAGTGACAAGGAAGATGAAGAGATGGATGATGAAGACCTAGCTTAATTCACCAAACGACTAGGTagattcttaaaaaaaataaaataaaagatttgctaaaaaatttttaggatctaaaatggacaaaggagaaacaagcaaGAAAGAAACTAAATCAAAACCTCCAACATGTTATAAATACAAAAAGGTAGGTCACATAAAACCTGACTATCCATGGTTCAAGAacgagtctaagaagaaaaataagaaggcaatgaaggccacaacTTAGGATGACTCCAGCTCAAGCAGCTCAAAAAGCAACTTAAGTGATCAGGCCTTTGCTTCATGAGGTTAAATGATGAGAGGtaaatttttattcaaacttcttcattgaatctagtgatgaatcttgtaatgaaactagtgaaagcatgccatcttacaTTGAAATACAAACAGAGCTATTTATACTGCATAAAAAATTTATTAGGGTGTCCGAAATAAATACCACactaaaaagagaaaataaaatgtTGATGAACAAACTAGAGTCAACTAActctgttgaaaaagaaaaggactcatgTATTGCTGAAATAGAGTGTAAGATCAACAAGATGACAAAAGAACTAGATATTTTGAAATTATAGGCCACATGTGAAAATGAGGAAGATTTAAAGATAACTAGtctagaaataaaaataaaagatcaaTCTAAAATCATCCacaacttcacaagaggaaaggaaaattttgaaaactttgtaGGGTCTCAAAAGATGTCTTTggacaaagaaggcattggatttaatagAATAGAAAATAGGAGGAGAAGGAATCTTTACATCGactattttgtaagagagtctaAAAACTATGCAAGCACCTCTTCAACCAATGCATATGCACACACTACAACTTTCTTGtgcaagaaaaagggacatataaaatttgagtgtccatttaaaagaaaacatgTTAAAACCAAAAAGGTGTGGAAAGTCAAAGAAACCTCTAAAACTAACCTAAaaggacctaagaaggtttgggtacctaaagTAACAACGTGAATCTTTTTGTAAGTATGTTTTAGGTACACCCCTTTAAAAGACAAGTGCTATtatgctcaaggcacatgacgggagataagtccaagttcacgTTGTTAACCCTAAAGTAAGGTGGAcacgtcacttttggagataatgttaaaggtaaaattatcggcaTTGGCAAAGTCAGTAAGGAACCATCTTTGATAATTCAAAATGCCTTGTTAGTTGAAGGTTCAAAGCATAAcctacttagcattagtcaactaagtgataaagggtttgatataatatttaaaaaggataaatgcatagttgaaaataccaAAAAACATGAAATAATGTTCATTAAAAATCGGGTTGAGAACatatattgcataaactttgaaaacctgGTATCTCAAGATGTAAAATGCTTTACATCTAAATGAATCCAGTTGGCTAtcgcataggagattaggacacgctagcatggacctcTTATCCAAGTTAGttagaaagaacttagttaaaggcttacctagcAAAAATTTCACAAAAGAGAAAGCATGTGATACtggccaacttgggaagcaaatcaagacaagctttaaagaGAAACAATTGATATCCAGTGGAAGACCATTGGAGTTAATTCATCTAGATTTTTTTGGCCCCACTAAAACACAacctaggaggaaagcaatatgcattcATTATAGTAGATGTCTACTCTAGGTTCACCTAGGTGTTATTCttatcctccaaggatgaagtgTGTAAAATGCTCACTAAActatgtaagaaacttcaaaatgaaaaagggtatggtgTTTTACACATTAGAAATGATAAAGgtggagattttaaaaaataaatatgtcaaAAATTTCTGTGATTAAAATGGAACAtctcacaacttttcagcactaCAAACACTTCAATGAGCATAACTTGCCTAAATACCTTTGGGCTGAAGTGATAAACACCGCCTATTATGTAATGAACGGAGGCTTTATTAGGGCTACCTGAATAAAACCCCCTAGGAGCTTTGGAAAGGAAAAAAGACCAAAGATTTCAtgcttccatgtatttggatgtaaatgttttgttctgaaCGATAAAAGGGACataggaaaattcgatgcaaaatcagatgaaggaatttttctaggatatgccttaaaTGGCAAAGCATTTAGAGtttacaacaaaagaacattatttgttgtagaatccattcacgtcGTATTTGATAAAACTAATACATTTTCTTCTAAAACTACTAATAATGATGATCTAGATATAAGAAAGAGTTTAGAAGAAGTAGCAATTCATGTGTTGGCCTAACAGGGCTTactaattttattttgatgataacaaatcaaaggcaacttaacatgtttttgtgaaagtgatgatacttcaaaAAACAGGTCTTTAATCATGAAGGTCATTACAAGACTACAAAAGGGAATAAAAGCTTAAAGGACATGAAAGCATAAATTCCAAAGATGAcatgatgaaagcttagagaattgaagctcaaaggcaAGATGGAAtaagcaaatgacaagcatgaagactctaagcttaaaatatgtttaatgtttttagagagtctctatgtaagtattCATTCATATTATTGGATTTGAAGCTTTTTaagaaactcattgacttagagaacatattttgaaaaaccctagaaaatattttacaaaagtcTTAAGTcattttggggaaagcaaaagagcaaaacgaatttggaaacaaattgaaattttagttttttggtCTGTCTAGCTTCCTGACAGTATTGATCCAGGCGACTGACAAATAAACAAAACTATTTTAAGAgaacccgagaggacccaggcGACTAAGTTGTAATGACCCAGTCAACTGACTcttaagaatttaaattttaaaaataacaggaattttccaaaattgagtttttgcaTTCTAAaagttatgaaaacttgggaaacactccaagtcacttgggaaacatgaaatactcctttctaaacatctataaatgcCTTCTAAGGCTAAGAATTTAAAAAACAAAGCAATACATAGtaatcaaagctctcttgctctcaaaactctgAAAGCTCTCATACTCTCAAACTCTCTAAAGTTCCCTACTGAGTTTTGTTGTGAAACTCTCACAAATTTTTGGGCatattctgaattctttcaatcaagaaagaaagctagtggtgatatacttctaaggcttcaaattctttctattattattttgaattgaagtatatagttgtgctttattgttgtactaatcagctattgttgagagtgtctttgtgcACCAAATTTTTGTAGACGGTTTAGGTCTTTGAATTGTTATTGGACCAAGCGTGGAGTATTGTTTAGAGAGGCCAACtatagcctattgaaggagagattgtaaggttgtTCCTGCCcataaaggagtgtgtaaggttgctcctacccgtaaaggagtggtatagtggaatccttaggtgtgttgcctaacaTGAGGACGCAAGCGGGTAtagatgaacctcgtaaaactcgtggtgtcactctcttccctactctcatttaattttttgctcatataaactgcatggttggattttaattttctgcttatataaactacatggattggatattaaataagctgaaaattaatttgactttgggattgcagaaaccaaaaagggaatacattggttgatcaatacttattgcagaaaccataaaggagtacattgattgattaacacccaagactcattaattgaaagtttatttaaattctgaattttggaagagtgttggaaatttcaattatgcttcatattgagaaatcaaatttattaatacaTGGAATTTATTAGTTACATACTTAAACTCCACTTTGAATTACTCAATTtctaaatcttggaagcattgctggaATCATTCCTTATTGTGAATATAGtttttggttatcttggttggattaaattaaattgttgaaaaggatattcaaattggtatattcattcataaaggttttaactaaataaattttctgctaaacttgtgattgtaaatcaactttgtatgtgtggttgctaaacttaaaaagaattaattaaataaggtaaaaagatattttaaaattccaattcaccccctcttgggaatatatcttacttttcaattggtatcagtgttaggttatagcaaatcttaattagaagctatataaatatctctatggcacacctaggtgtatccccttttgctgagggtcaatcctcaactagacctcttATTTTCTGTGGTattaactacactttttggaaacaaagaatgagaatctatctacaaaccacggattggaaggcatggaaaaTTGTCACACGTGGTGACCACATCCCCACTAAATTAGTTGATggtaaagaagtacccaaagaggAAAAAGACATAAACGATAATGATTTTAGTATgctgcaagttaactcaagtgccataaatgcacTGTATTGTGCTctggatgtaaatgagtttaatagggtcatggcatgtaagtcagccaaagaaatttgagataagttagaggtaacctatgaaggaacggtctatgagagatagtagaatcgacatgctcacaagcgagtataaggcctttaggatgaactcgaatgaaactatcactagcatgtatactaattttattcacataataaactcctaaaatgctttagggaaaaattactcaacatatgaaatgatttgaaaaatccttgAAGGACTTCCTtcgatatgggaacctaaggccacaacgatcatggaaggaagaaacctgaaaaatactTCTCTTGATGAGTTAGTTGGATCCCAACGGTTGACCTTATAAGTAAtttccgattttgataatgacaaatactctttgtatttgatgactttcaagtttgtgttcaGGATCACATTCGTGAAGTCATATGGTGGCACatggtgacttgaagaataaagacccaaaATAGtcttttattataatttatatttcattctttCGAGCCCGTAATTATAAttccaaaggtctgtaataatctgcatattatgcatgtaagaactacaagctcaaaggccttagaacaaCCCTAGGcccctacacatcacttggaaatctAGAGACCTTAAACAAGACacgccaggttttttaggctaagttaaaatgcctaaaaccttagaaaagaccttaggtccttgcacttacacgtaaaatagtccccaatatcacatataataCCAAGGGAATCAACTGAATTAAATCAGAACTTAAAGGGCTAAATCACAAGGGTTTCGGGCGATTGACGTAGGCAAGGTAAATtgcctcgggcgatcgaaccattgaaaggtcaactgttgaccagaCTTTGGGCGATTGAACCAAAAAGGGCACCAACATGCTCGATCAATCGAACTCGTATGCTCACCTTTTCCACCAATTCGATCGCCTGAACTCTACGTTCTACCCTCAGGCAACCAAACATGTGAGTTCTGTAAACCGAACTTAGAACCAGGCGACCATACCTCAGACAGaatgaaaatcgccttggttcagccacccaaagtTCTCACCAGGCACACGCACTTCAAAATTGTCTTTTCatattgtgagtgttcgggcgaccaaacctagagTCCGAGCGACTGAAACTCTCAAGTTGCTTAATTTTTAACCGCGGTAACTCGGGTTAATTAAGGataaattagttttaaaattcattaaacaaatttaataataccctttgcgtcctaataattatattttttagtaaggctatatatatgtgatcatttgcaaaattaagagagGATTAGGACTTTTGATTAGGGAAATTTCCtttaaaattttgagagctcTATCTTCCCAtactaagccaaatactcatCCCTTGATCATTCTTTTGCAAACCCTATTTGAGTAAAagtattttaaatcatcctacCTTGCTTGAACTCTCATTAGTTtaattgcttgttgattttttgaTAGAGGGTTTTGGCCAAAGTTCTTCCCCCTAGTTTAATTAATAAACTCATTGAGTTGGGAAAActtttagctagtgagtctttgcaccattattgcaagactcattaagcttgtccTGTATTGTgttattacaaaaataatttgacaagcttattttcaaatatctcttgtgtttgaatattgagaaaatatttttagagatattttgattaccttggtgaaaatctttgaaaccctaaatcgtTATTGAGATTTGCATCTATATATTGGTTCAAAGATTATCTTGTTGATATACtctttgtgcttgattgaatattgacatTACTTTAAGTGTTAGCACACAAATTGCACTGAGTTTATAGTTCCTATctatttgaggtgcattgattatattgtgcatagtggaACATATCTGCTTGTATAAGAAGCGTTTGTTTGTACACAATATTATATtgactgttgtattccaggcatgggcttgaagagggagactagccctgttgaatagtcccgaattgacttagacccggttagggaAGTTAGGTCcactatcctggtaaggtgcagttataggttgaggttagccccgttaattgacctagttgtaaacagtgtcactccacccattaagtgagcattaataGAATCCTtcggcttgcgagctaaaggcggggatgtagacagtattggtcgaacgccgataacatatcgtgtgtgcattttatttttccgtaatttatttactgcatgtgtatgttatattgcga
This region includes:
- the LOC131148232 gene encoding early nodulin-like protein 3; translation: MENSHRSLIFLLLMLMGFLQTSSQAHKFLVGGKNGWVPQPPETYNHWAERMRFQVNDSLIFKYKKGSDSVLIVTQEDYNNCNTTKPIKALKDGTSVVKLNRSGPFFFISGNACGCDRGHEKLVVVVMAVRNRTHVPSPAPPVAPPTSWSPPAHPPKPVPPKPAPPTAQPPVDNAPVMAPRAVPSPSPSPADGLPGPNEGPSNMGAPTPPRSSVMSSAPVACGDSVEWALGMGVGVSLVLGSFFGLF